The following proteins come from a genomic window of Citrobacter europaeus:
- the lpdA gene encoding dihydrolipoyl dehydrogenase, translating to MSTEIKTQVVVLGAGPAGYSAAFRCADLGLETVIVERYSTLGGVCLNVGCIPSKALLHVAKVIEEAKALAEHGIVFGEPKTDIDKIRTWKEKVITQLTGGLAGMAKGRKVKVVNGLGKFTGANTLEVEGENGKTVINFDNAIIAAGSRPIELPFIPHEDPRVWDSTDALELKTVPKRLLVMGGGIIGLEMGTVYHALGSEIDVVEMFDQVIPAADKDVVKVFTKRISKKFNLMLETKVTAVEAKEDGIYVSMEGKKAPAEAQRYDAVLVAIGRVPNGKNLDAGKAGVEVDDRGFIRVDKQLRTNVPHIFAIGDIVGQPMLAHKGVHEGHVAAEVIAGKKHYFDPKVIPSIAYTEPEVAWVGLTEKEAKEKGISYETATFPWAASGRAIASDCADGMTKLIFDKESHRVIGGAIVGTNGGELLGEIGLAIEMGCDAEDIALTIHAHPTLHESVGLAAEIFEGSITDLPNPKAKKK from the coding sequence ATGAGCACTGAAATCAAAACTCAGGTCGTGGTACTTGGGGCAGGCCCTGCAGGTTACTCTGCTGCCTTCCGTTGCGCAGATTTAGGTCTGGAGACCGTCATCGTAGAACGTTACAGCACCCTCGGTGGTGTTTGTCTGAACGTCGGCTGTATCCCTTCTAAAGCGCTGCTGCACGTAGCAAAAGTTATCGAAGAAGCCAAAGCGCTGGCTGAACACGGTATCGTTTTTGGCGAGCCGAAAACCGATATCGACAAGATTCGTACCTGGAAAGAAAAAGTTATCACTCAACTGACCGGCGGTCTGGCTGGTATGGCCAAAGGCCGTAAAGTGAAAGTGGTTAACGGTCTGGGTAAATTTACCGGGGCTAACACCCTGGAAGTTGAAGGCGAAAACGGCAAAACCGTGATCAACTTCGACAACGCGATCATCGCGGCGGGTTCCCGTCCGATCGAACTGCCATTCATTCCGCATGAAGACCCGCGCGTGTGGGATTCCACCGATGCTCTGGAACTGAAAACTGTTCCTAAGCGCCTGCTGGTAATGGGCGGCGGTATCATCGGTCTGGAAATGGGTACCGTGTACCATGCGCTGGGTTCAGAGATCGACGTGGTTGAAATGTTTGATCAGGTTATCCCGGCTGCCGATAAAGACGTGGTTAAAGTCTTCACCAAACGCATCAGCAAGAAATTCAACCTGATGCTGGAAACCAAAGTGACCGCCGTTGAAGCGAAAGAAGACGGTATCTACGTTTCCATGGAAGGCAAAAAAGCGCCTGCTGAAGCTCAGCGTTACGATGCGGTGCTGGTGGCTATCGGTCGTGTACCGAACGGCAAAAACCTCGATGCGGGCAAGGCTGGCGTGGAAGTTGATGACCGTGGCTTCATCCGCGTTGACAAACAGCTGCGCACCAACGTTCCGCACATCTTTGCTATCGGCGATATCGTCGGTCAGCCGATGCTGGCGCACAAAGGTGTTCACGAAGGTCACGTTGCCGCTGAAGTTATCGCCGGTAAGAAACACTACTTCGATCCGAAAGTTATCCCATCCATCGCCTACACTGAACCAGAAGTTGCATGGGTTGGCCTGACTGAGAAAGAAGCGAAAGAAAAAGGCATCAGCTACGAAACCGCCACCTTCCCGTGGGCTGCTTCGGGCCGTGCTATCGCTTCTGACTGCGCAGACGGTATGACCAAACTGATCTTCGACAAAGAATCTCACCGTGTTATCGGTGGTGCGATTGTCGGCACCAACGGCGGCGAGCTGCTGGGCGAAATCGGTCTGGCGATCGAAATGGGTTGTGACGCTGAAGACATCGCGCTGACCATCCACGCTCACCCGACTCTGCACGAGTCCGTGGGCCTGGCGGCAGAAATCTTCGAAGGTAGCATCACCGACCTGCCAAATCCGAAAGCGAAGAAAAAGTAA
- the traT gene encoding complement resistance protein TraT: MSLKKIAVVGMVVATMTLTGCGAMTTAVKKRNLEVKTQMSETIWLEPSSEKTVYIQVKNTSDKDMSNLQTLLANDLSAKGYKVTSSPDSAYYWVQANVLKADKMDLREAQGFLKTGYEGAAVGAALGAGITAYNSNSSGAALGVGLAAGLIGMAADAMVEDVNYTMVTDLQISERSKAKVTTDNVAALRQGTSGIKLQTSSAQGDRAKYQTRVVSNANKVNLKFEEAKPVLEAQLAKSVANIL, encoded by the coding sequence ATGTCTTTAAAAAAAATCGCGGTTGTTGGCATGGTTGTCGCGACAATGACGCTGACCGGTTGTGGCGCGATGACCACTGCCGTTAAAAAACGTAACCTCGAAGTGAAAACGCAGATGAGCGAAACCATCTGGCTGGAGCCTTCCAGCGAGAAGACCGTCTACATTCAGGTAAAAAACACTTCTGATAAAGACATGAGCAACCTGCAAACCCTGCTGGCAAACGATTTGTCCGCGAAGGGCTATAAAGTGACCAGTTCACCGGACAGCGCCTACTACTGGGTGCAGGCGAACGTACTGAAAGCAGACAAAATGGATCTGCGCGAAGCTCAGGGCTTCCTGAAGACCGGCTACGAAGGGGCGGCGGTGGGCGCTGCGTTGGGTGCGGGGATTACCGCCTATAACAGTAACTCTTCCGGTGCGGCGCTGGGTGTTGGCCTGGCGGCGGGACTGATCGGTATGGCTGCTGATGCTATGGTGGAGGATGTGAACTACACCATGGTTACCGACCTGCAAATCTCTGAGCGCAGCAAAGCGAAAGTGACAACGGATAACGTTGCCGCTCTGCGTCAGGGCACGTCTGGCATTAAGCTGCAAACCAGCAGCGCGCAGGGCGATCGCGCAAAATACCAGACCCGCGTGGTGTCGAATGCTAACAAGGTGAATCTGAAGTTCGAAGAAGCGAAACCGGTTCTCGAAGCGCAGCTGGCGAAATCCGTCGCTAACATCCTGTAA
- the yacL gene encoding protein YacL, with the protein MDYEFLRDITGVVKVRMSMGHEVVGHWFNEEVKENLALLDEVEQAARAVKGSERSWQRAGHEYTLWLDGEEVMVRANQLEFTGDEMEEGMNYYDEESFSLCGVEDFLQVVAAYREFVQQR; encoded by the coding sequence ATGGATTACGAATTTCTGCGCGATATTACCGGGGTGGTAAAAGTGCGTATGTCCATGGGCCACGAGGTGGTGGGGCACTGGTTTAATGAAGAAGTGAAAGAGAACCTGGCCTTACTGGATGAAGTGGAACAGGCGGCGCGTGCGGTGAAGGGCAGTGAGCGCTCCTGGCAGCGAGCAGGGCATGAATACACGCTCTGGCTGGATGGTGAAGAGGTGATGGTTCGTGCTAATCAGCTGGAGTTCACCGGAGATGAAATGGAAGAAGGGATGAACTACTACGACGAAGAGAGCTTTTCACTTTGCGGCGTAGAGGATTTTCTTCAGGTCGTGGCCGCATATCGTGAATTTGTGCAACAGCGTTAA
- a CDS encoding DUF3300 domain-containing protein: protein MKLPFKPHLLVLLCSAGLFAASGVMFVKSRATEPAAPAPVAQQPSAPAPAPVEAPAPAAPAPAATPTYTAAQIDQWVAPIALYPDSLLSQILMASTYPANVIQAAQWSKDNPKMQGDAAIQAVASQPWDPSVKSLVAFPQLMSLMGENPPWVQSLGDAFLAQPKDVMDSVQRLRALAQQTGALQSTPQQTVTTSVKNVPPPRTQTQEGVTVQSTAPPAPTVIKIESADPQVVYVPTYNPNTVYGTWPNTAYPPTYLPPTPGEQFGNSFVNGLGFSLGVATTYAIFSNIDWDDDDHHHNDDWDNHGGYNRNGDNNININVDNFNKISGQRLTDANRTWQHNPAYREGVPYPNNQLNNRFHPTNTATGLSSTQQRPVNRDSQRQAALSQMEKSTGKTFPQTARPGTKDAQRQASSQQLKQISQRNNYRGYDTKPQTAKRANTQQRENRQAATQRQEKRITQPAQQRNVQQRNLQQRTSQPRANALSGNDSRSASWQAQQQRGAQSRQVARNQPSRQLSGGRAEHREFRHR from the coding sequence ATGAAGTTGCCCTTTAAGCCACACCTGCTTGTCCTTCTGTGCAGTGCCGGGCTGTTTGCCGCCTCTGGCGTGATGTTCGTTAAAAGTCGCGCAACGGAGCCCGCAGCTCCAGCCCCCGTCGCACAACAACCGTCAGCGCCGGCTCCGGCTCCCGTAGAGGCCCCTGCCCCAGCCGCCCCAGCACCTGCTGCAACACCTACGTACACGGCGGCACAAATCGATCAGTGGGTTGCGCCTATCGCGCTCTATCCGGATTCACTGCTGTCGCAGATTTTGATGGCCTCAACCTACCCGGCCAACGTCATCCAGGCCGCGCAGTGGTCAAAAGACAACCCCAAAATGCAGGGTGATGCCGCCATTCAGGCCGTTGCCAGCCAACCCTGGGATCCCAGCGTGAAATCACTGGTCGCATTTCCGCAACTGATGTCGCTGATGGGTGAAAATCCGCCGTGGGTACAAAGCCTGGGCGATGCTTTCCTTGCGCAGCCGAAAGATGTTATGGATTCCGTGCAACGCCTGCGTGCGCTGGCGCAACAGACCGGTGCGTTGCAATCGACACCGCAGCAGACAGTCACCACGAGTGTGAAAAATGTGCCTCCTCCTCGTACCCAAACTCAAGAAGGAGTAACAGTTCAATCGACGGCCCCACCGGCTCCAACGGTAATCAAAATTGAATCCGCCGATCCACAGGTAGTGTACGTTCCCACCTATAACCCGAATACGGTTTACGGTACCTGGCCGAACACCGCCTATCCGCCAACCTATCTGCCGCCAACGCCCGGTGAGCAGTTTGGCAACAGCTTCGTGAACGGTTTAGGCTTCAGCCTCGGTGTTGCCACAACCTATGCCATCTTCAGCAATATCGACTGGGATGACGACGATCACCATCATAACGATGACTGGGATAACCATGGCGGTTATAACCGCAATGGTGATAACAACATTAATATCAACGTTGATAACTTCAATAAAATCAGTGGACAACGGCTGACGGACGCTAACCGTACCTGGCAGCATAACCCGGCCTATCGCGAGGGCGTGCCGTACCCTAACAACCAGCTTAATAACCGCTTTCACCCCACTAACACGGCAACGGGTTTAAGCTCAACCCAGCAAAGACCGGTCAACCGTGATAGCCAGCGTCAGGCAGCCCTGAGCCAGATGGAAAAATCAACGGGGAAAACATTCCCGCAGACGGCGCGTCCAGGCACGAAAGACGCCCAGCGTCAGGCATCCAGCCAACAGCTGAAGCAAATTTCCCAGCGTAATAACTACCGGGGTTACGATACCAAACCGCAAACGGCGAAACGGGCGAACACTCAGCAGCGCGAAAATCGCCAGGCCGCGACCCAACGCCAGGAGAAACGGATCACGCAACCAGCGCAGCAACGCAATGTGCAGCAGCGTAATCTTCAACAGCGGACCAGCCAGCCACGCGCTAATGCACTGAGCGGCAACGACAGTCGCTCCGCCAGTTGGCAGGCGCAGCAGCAGCGAGGTGCTCAAAGCAGACAGGTCGCCCGCAACCAGCCATCTCGCCAGCTTTCCGGCGGTCGTGCTGAACACCGTGAATTCCGTCATCGTTAA
- a CDS encoding DUF2950 domain-containing protein, whose translation MKNKLLSGMVLFMVSATAMAQQSFSTPDQATDALASAISEQNESAMNNLLGENWREFLPPEGVDPDAVDRFLRDWKVRHNTIVDGNTAHLVVGDSDWQLPIPVVKTASGWQFDIKEAAEEILTREIGRNELSAIEALHAYVDAQQSYFAMNQKYAQKIVSSEGKKDGLYWPVSPGEAPSPLGPAFSPPEPGTGYHGYHFRILPDKASGFAMVAWPVSYDHTGVMSFIINGEDKVYQADLGEESQQKAQALTAYHPDKNWQPVAP comes from the coding sequence ATGAAAAATAAACTACTCAGTGGAATGGTGTTGTTCATGGTTTCGGCCACCGCGATGGCACAGCAATCCTTCAGTACGCCAGACCAGGCGACCGATGCCCTGGCAAGCGCTATCAGCGAGCAAAATGAAAGCGCGATGAACAACCTGCTTGGGGAAAACTGGCGCGAGTTTCTGCCGCCGGAAGGCGTTGATCCTGATGCGGTTGATCGCTTCCTGCGAGACTGGAAGGTTCGCCATAACACCATCGTCGACGGCAATACCGCGCATCTGGTGGTCGGGGATAGCGACTGGCAACTGCCGATCCCCGTTGTTAAAACCGCTTCTGGCTGGCAATTTGATATCAAGGAAGCGGCGGAAGAGATCCTGACTCGTGAGATTGGGCGCAACGAACTTTCCGCGATTGAAGCATTACACGCCTATGTAGATGCTCAGCAAAGCTACTTTGCGATGAACCAAAAATACGCGCAAAAGATTGTCAGTTCTGAAGGGAAAAAAGACGGTCTGTACTGGCCTGTTTCGCCCGGCGAAGCCCCCAGCCCGCTAGGCCCGGCCTTTAGCCCACCGGAGCCAGGTACGGGCTATCACGGCTATCATTTCCGTATCCTTCCCGATAAAGCCAGCGGCTTTGCGATGGTTGCCTGGCCCGTCAGCTACGATCACACCGGTGTCATGAGTTTTATCATTAACGGTGAAGACAAGGTCTACCAGGCGGATCTTGGCGAGGAGTCGCAGCAGAAAGCTCAGGCGTTAACCGCATACCATCCGGATAAAAACTGGCAGCCCGTAGCACCCTGA
- the acnB gene encoding bifunctional aconitate hydratase 2/2-methylisocitrate dehydratase produces MLEEYRKHVAERAAQGIVPKPLDATQMAALVELLKTPPVGEEEFLLDLLINRVPPGVDEAAYVKAGFLAAVAKGDTTSPLVTPEKAIELLGTMQGGYNIHPLIDALDDAKLAPIAAKALSSTLLMFDNFYDVEEKAKAGNEYAKQVMQSWADAEWFLNRPALAEKITVTVFKVTGETNTDDLSPAPDAWSRPDIPLHALAMLKNAREGIEPDQPGAVGPIKQIEELQKKGYPLAYVGDVVGTGSSRKSATNSVLWFMGDDIPHVPNKRGGGLCLGGKIAPIFFNTMEDAGALPIEVDVSNMNMGDVIDVYPFKGEVRNHETGELLASFELKTDVLIDEVRAGGRIPLIIGRGLTTKAREALGLPHSDVFRQAKDVAESSRGFSLAQKMVGRACGVKGIRPGAYCEPKMTSVGSQDTTGPMTRDELKDLACLGFSSDLVMQSFCHTAAYPKPVDVTTHHTLPDFIMNRGGVSLRPGDGVIHSWLNRMLLPDTVGTGGDSHTRFPIGISFPAGSGLVAFAAATGVMPLDMPESVLVRFKGKMQPGITLRDLVHAIPLYAIKQGLLTVEKKGKKNIFSGRILEIEGLPDLKVEQAFELTDASAERSAAGCTIKLNKEPIVEYLNSNIVLLKWMIAEGYGDRRTLERRVQGMEKWLADPQLLEADADAEYAAVIDIDLADIKEPILCAPNDPDDARLLSDVQGEKIDEVFIGSCMTNIGHFRAAGKLLDAHKGQLPTRLWVAPPTRMDAAQLTEEGYYSVFGKSGARIEIPGCSLCMGNQARVADGATVVSTSTRNFPNRLGTGANVYLASAELAAVAALIGKLPTAEEYQTYVAQVDKTAVDTYRYLNFDQLSQYTEKADGVIFQTAV; encoded by the coding sequence GTGCTAGAAGAATACCGTAAGCACGTAGCTGAGCGTGCTGCCCAGGGGATTGTGCCAAAACCTTTAGACGCAACCCAAATGGCCGCACTTGTCGAGCTGCTGAAGACCCCGCCTGTGGGCGAAGAAGAATTCCTGTTAGACCTGTTGATCAACCGCGTTCCTCCTGGCGTAGATGAAGCCGCGTATGTTAAAGCTGGTTTTCTCGCTGCCGTCGCGAAAGGCGACACTACCTCCCCGCTGGTTACGCCAGAAAAAGCCATTGAACTGCTGGGCACCATGCAGGGTGGTTACAACATTCATCCGCTGATTGACGCGCTTGACGATGCAAAACTGGCGCCGATTGCCGCCAAAGCGCTCTCTTCAACGCTGCTGATGTTCGATAACTTCTACGATGTAGAAGAAAAAGCCAAAGCGGGCAACGAATATGCGAAGCAGGTAATGCAGTCCTGGGCCGATGCCGAATGGTTCCTGAACCGTCCAGCTCTGGCTGAAAAAATCACCGTTACCGTCTTCAAAGTGACCGGTGAAACCAACACCGATGACCTCTCTCCGGCTCCTGACGCATGGTCTCGCCCGGATATCCCTCTGCACGCGCTGGCGATGCTGAAAAACGCCCGTGAAGGTATCGAACCGGATCAGCCGGGCGCGGTAGGTCCGATCAAACAGATCGAAGAACTGCAGAAAAAAGGCTACCCGCTGGCTTATGTGGGTGACGTTGTCGGTACCGGTTCTTCGCGTAAATCCGCTACCAACTCCGTACTGTGGTTCATGGGCGATGATATCCCGCATGTGCCGAACAAGCGCGGCGGCGGTCTGTGCCTCGGCGGTAAAATTGCACCTATCTTCTTCAACACCATGGAAGATGCGGGCGCGCTGCCAATCGAAGTGGATGTGTCGAACATGAACATGGGTGACGTGATTGACGTTTACCCGTTCAAGGGCGAAGTACGCAACCACGAAACCGGCGAACTGCTGGCAAGCTTTGAGCTGAAAACCGACGTGCTGATCGACGAAGTGCGCGCCGGTGGCCGTATTCCGCTGATCATCGGTCGTGGCCTGACCACTAAAGCGCGCGAAGCGCTGGGCCTGCCGCACTCAGACGTCTTCCGTCAGGCGAAAGACGTGGCGGAAAGCAGCCGCGGCTTCTCTCTGGCACAGAAAATGGTGGGTCGCGCCTGCGGCGTGAAAGGTATCCGTCCGGGCGCGTACTGCGAACCGAAGATGACCTCCGTGGGTTCTCAGGATACCACCGGCCCAATGACCCGTGACGAACTGAAAGACCTGGCATGCCTGGGCTTCTCTTCTGACCTGGTGATGCAGTCCTTCTGTCACACCGCCGCGTATCCGAAGCCGGTTGACGTGACCACGCACCATACGCTGCCGGACTTCATTATGAACCGTGGCGGCGTGTCGCTGCGTCCGGGCGATGGCGTTATCCACTCCTGGCTGAACCGCATGCTGTTGCCGGATACCGTCGGCACCGGCGGTGACTCCCATACCCGTTTCCCGATTGGTATCTCCTTCCCGGCGGGTTCCGGTCTGGTGGCATTTGCCGCGGCGACCGGCGTGATGCCGCTGGATATGCCGGAATCCGTTCTGGTGCGTTTCAAAGGCAAAATGCAGCCGGGTATTACCCTGCGCGATCTGGTACACGCCATTCCGCTGTACGCGATCAAACAGGGTCTGCTGACCGTTGAGAAGAAAGGTAAGAAAAACATCTTCTCTGGCCGCATCCTTGAAATCGAAGGTCTGCCGGATCTGAAAGTCGAGCAGGCGTTCGAACTGACCGATGCCTCCGCTGAACGTTCCGCTGCCGGCTGTACCATCAAACTGAATAAAGAGCCGATCGTTGAGTATCTGAACTCTAACATCGTGCTGCTGAAGTGGATGATCGCTGAAGGCTATGGCGATCGCCGTACGCTGGAACGTCGTGTGCAGGGGATGGAAAAATGGCTGGCGGATCCGCAGCTGCTGGAAGCCGATGCTGACGCAGAATATGCGGCGGTGATCGACATCGATCTGGCGGATATCAAAGAGCCAATCCTGTGTGCGCCGAACGATCCAGACGATGCGCGCCTGCTGTCTGACGTGCAGGGCGAGAAGATCGACGAAGTGTTCATCGGCTCCTGTATGACCAACATCGGCCACTTCCGTGCCGCCGGTAAGCTGTTGGATGCGCATAAAGGCCAACTGCCGACGCGTCTGTGGGTGGCGCCGCCAACCCGTATGGATGCGGCACAGCTGACCGAAGAAGGCTATTACAGCGTGTTCGGTAAGAGCGGCGCGCGTATTGAGATCCCGGGCTGTTCCCTGTGCATGGGCAACCAGGCGCGTGTGGCTGACGGCGCAACGGTAGTGTCCACCTCTACCCGTAACTTCCCGAACCGTTTAGGTACCGGAGCGAACGTCTACCTGGCTTCTGCTGAGCTGGCGGCGGTTGCGGCGCTGATTGGTAAACTGCCGACGGCGGAAGAGTATCAGACCTATGTGGCGCAGGTGGATAAAACTGCCGTAGATACCTACCGTTATCTGAACTTCGACCAGCTGTCTCAATACACCGAGAAAGCCGATGGTGTGATTTTCCAGACCGCGGTGTAA
- a CDS encoding YacC family pilotin-like protein — translation MKTFFRTVLFGSLMAVCANSYALSESEAEDMADLTAVFVFLKNDCGYQNLPNGQIRRALVFFAQQNQWDLSNYDTFNMKALGEDSYRDLSGIGIPTAKKCKALARDSLSLLAYVK, via the coding sequence ATGAAGACGTTTTTCAGAACAGTTTTGTTCGGCAGCCTGATGGCCGTATGCGCAAATAGCTACGCGCTGAGTGAGTCCGAAGCCGAAGATATGGCCGATTTAACGGCAGTTTTTGTTTTTCTGAAAAATGACTGTGGATACCAGAATTTGCCTAACGGGCAGATTCGTCGCGCACTGGTCTTTTTTGCCCAGCAAAACCAGTGGGACCTGAGTAATTACGACACCTTCAATATGAAAGCGTTGGGTGAAGACAGCTACCGCGATCTCAGCGGTATCGGTATCCCAACGGCAAAAAAATGCAAAGCGCTGGCGCGTGACTCGTTAAGCCTGCTGGCGTACGTGAAGTAA
- the cueO gene encoding multicopper oxidase CueO: MQRRDFLKYSVALGVASALPLWSRSVFAADRPALPIPDLLTADASNRIQLIAQAGQSSFAGKTATTWGYNGNLLGPAVKLSKGQAVTVDIHNQLAEETTLHWHGLEIPGEVDGGPQGIIPAGGKRSVTFTPDQRAATCWFHPHQHGKTGRQVAMGLAGLVLIEDEEIRKLLLPKQWGIDDVPVIIQDKQFSADGQVNYQLDIMTAAVGWFGDTLLTNGAIYPQHAAPRGWLRLRLLNGCNARSLNIAASDNRPLYVIASDGGLLAEPVKVTELPMLMGERFEVLVDVSDGKAFDLVTLPVSQMGMAIAPFDKPHPVMRVQPLLITASGTLPDTLTSMPALPSLEELTVRKLQLSMDPMLDMMGMQMLMKKYGAQAMAGMDHGKMMGHMNNDNMGHGNMNHGNMNHGEMGNMQHGDMGNMKHGTFDFHNANRINGQAFDMNKPMFAAAKGQHERWVISGQGDMMLHPFHIHGTQFRILSENGKAPAAHRAGWKDTVRVEGGVSEVLVKFDHDAPKEHAYMAHCHLLEHEDTGMMLGFTV, translated from the coding sequence ATGCAACGTCGTGATTTTTTAAAGTACTCCGTGGCGCTGGGCGTCGCGTCAGCGTTACCTTTGTGGAGCCGGAGCGTATTCGCCGCAGACCGTCCCGCATTACCCATTCCAGACCTGTTAACCGCCGATGCTTCTAATCGCATTCAGTTGATTGCACAAGCCGGGCAGTCGAGCTTTGCAGGTAAAACCGCCACCACATGGGGATATAACGGCAACTTGCTCGGGCCAGCGGTCAAGCTGAGCAAAGGGCAGGCGGTCACGGTGGATATCCACAACCAGCTTGCCGAAGAAACGACGTTGCACTGGCACGGGCTGGAAATCCCCGGAGAGGTCGACGGTGGGCCGCAGGGCATTATCCCGGCGGGCGGGAAACGTTCAGTGACCTTCACGCCGGATCAGCGCGCGGCAACCTGCTGGTTCCACCCGCATCAGCATGGGAAGACTGGTCGCCAGGTGGCGATGGGTCTGGCCGGACTCGTGTTGATTGAAGATGAAGAGATTCGCAAGCTGCTGCTGCCTAAGCAGTGGGGCATTGATGATGTGCCGGTGATTATTCAGGACAAACAGTTCTCTGCTGATGGTCAGGTTAACTATCAACTCGACATCATGACCGCTGCCGTCGGCTGGTTTGGCGATACGCTGCTGACCAACGGGGCGATTTATCCTCAGCATGCGGCACCGCGCGGCTGGCTGCGCTTGCGTCTGTTGAATGGTTGTAACGCGCGCTCATTGAATATTGCAGCCAGCGACAATCGTCCTTTGTACGTTATTGCCAGCGATGGCGGACTGTTAGCGGAGCCGGTAAAAGTGACCGAACTACCTATGCTGATGGGCGAACGCTTCGAAGTGCTGGTGGATGTGAGCGACGGTAAAGCATTTGATCTGGTCACTCTGCCTGTCAGCCAGATGGGCATGGCGATTGCGCCATTTGATAAGCCGCACCCAGTGATGCGCGTTCAGCCGCTGCTGATTACCGCTTCCGGCACGCTGCCGGATACGCTGACGTCTATGCCCGCGCTGCCATCGCTTGAGGAGCTGACGGTGCGAAAACTGCAATTGTCTATGGATCCGATGCTCGACATGATGGGCATGCAAATGCTGATGAAGAAGTACGGCGCTCAGGCTATGGCGGGTATGGATCATGGGAAAATGATGGGCCATATGAACAATGACAATATGGGTCACGGGAATATGAATCATGGCAATATGAACCACGGTGAGATGGGGAATATGCAGCATGGCGACATGGGCAACATGAAGCATGGAACATTCGATTTCCATAATGCCAATCGGATTAATGGCCAGGCGTTTGATATGAATAAACCGATGTTTGCCGCGGCGAAGGGGCAGCATGAGCGCTGGGTGATTTCCGGTCAGGGCGACATGATGCTGCATCCGTTCCACATTCACGGCACGCAGTTCCGCATTTTGTCTGAAAATGGCAAAGCGCCTGCCGCGCACCGCGCGGGATGGAAAGATACGGTACGGGTAGAAGGCGGTGTGAGTGAGGT